The Phoenix dactylifera cultivar Barhee BC4 chromosome 9, palm_55x_up_171113_PBpolish2nd_filt_p, whole genome shotgun sequence genome window below encodes:
- the LOC103698775 gene encoding uncharacterized protein LOC103698775 encodes MSFWRTRCLSSSRSSSSLSLEKHLHSMLSSSNSYFCSSSHPLPKTLPLRSFQTLASAPPLSSSAAGRRISFLSAILFRRPPQHRPLLLLLASAHPSPRAFSSASSGQELEWREDHHQPPEEHRSLSPSAASSSSSDDDGGYQDHLLEVQQQKQSRFIPVKAYFLCTSIDLRSLQSQNAFNVIPPNSRAANYVVLRYYDVKGDPQGLEDGFGNESNCHYMVVFQYGSVVLFNVSDLEADGYLKIVEKHASGLLPEMRKDDYAVVEKPTLDAWMQGGLDYIMLKNLSIDGIRTIGSVLGQSIALDYYIRQVDGMVAEFTDINRGMEKTGTFTMKRKKLFQLVGKANSNLADVILKLGLFERSDIAWKNANYAQIWEYLRDEYELTQRFGNLDFKLKFVEHNIRFLQEILQNRKSDFLEWLIIILISVEILISVYNIVRESL; translated from the exons ATGTCTTTCTGGAGAACCCGCTGCTTATCTTCTTCccgctcatcttcttccttatcattAGAGAAACATCTCCATTCCatgctctcctcctccaattccTATTTCTGCTCCTCTTCCCACCCTCTCCCCAAAACCCTCCCCCTCCGCTCCtttcaaaccctagcctccgcccctcctctctcctcctccgccgccggccgccgcatCTCCTTCCTCTCCGCCATCCTCTTCCGGCGGCCGCCGCAGCAccgccccctcctcctcctcctcgcctcTGCCCACCCCTCCCCGAGGGCcttctcctccgcctcctccggccAGGAGCTCGAATGGCGCGAGGACCACCACCAGCCGCCGGAGGAGCATCGCTCCTTGTCACCGTCGGcggcgtcctcctcctcctccgacgACGATGGCGGCTACCAGGACCACCTCCTCGAGGTCCAGCAGCAGAAGCAGAGCCGCTTCATCCCCGTTAAGGCTTACTTCCTCTGCACTAG TATTGATTTGAGAAGCTTGCAGTCTCAGAATGCTTTCAATGTGATCCCCCCAAATTCTCGCGCCGCCAACTATGTCGTGCTCCGGTACTACGACGTTAAGGGCGATCCTCAA GGTCTGGAAGATGGTTTTGGAAATGAGAGTAATTGCCACTATATGGTAGTTTTTCAGTATGGCTCAGTTGTCTTGTTTAATGTTTCTGACCTTGAAGCTGATGGGTATCTGAAGATTGTTGAGAAACATGCATCAGGTTTGCTGCCAGAGATGAGAAAGGATG attaTGCAGTAGTGGAAAAACCAACTCTGGATGCATGGATGCAAGGTGGACTTGACTATATAATGCTTAAGAATTTGAGTATAGATGGTATTCGCACCATTGGAAGTGTTCTTGGTCAAAGTATTGCTTTGGATTACTATATCCGACAA GTTGATGGAATGGTAGCAGAATTTACAGATATCAACCGTGGTATGGAGAAAACCGGTACCTTTACCATGAAGAGGAAAAAACTTTTTCAATTGGTCGGGAAGGCAAACTCTAATTTGGCGGATGTTATTCTAAAACTCGGGCTTTTTGAGAG ATCCGATATTGCTTGGAAGAATGCAAACTATGCCCAAATATGGGAATATCTTCGGGATGAGTACGAGCTTACACAAAGATTTGGAAAcctggatttcaaattaaagttTGTTGAG CATAATATTCGCTTCCTCCAGGAAATTCTTCAAAACAGGAAATCTGATTTTTTAGAATGGCTAATCATTATATTGATTAGCGTGGAGATCCTCATTTCTGTCTACAATATTGTTCGTGAATCATTATGA
- the LOC103709440 gene encoding GTP cyclohydrolase 1-like isoform X1 translates to MGSLEDARFEGELENGVGLEELEEELDAASGSGSGPEATRTIEEAVRVLLQGLGEDHEREGLRRTPLRVAKAFREGTRGRNFEIYHGLGLVQVEGYRQNVKDIVQGALFPEAGLDNGIGYAGGAGGLVVVREINLFSYCESCLLPFSVQCHVGYVPSGQRVVGLSKLSRVADVFAKRLQDPQRLSDDICAALQNSINPAGVAIALQCRHIQFPEALSCNPNPKHPCKSEMQGWVRASVCSSSGVLEVNSFWTDFLALLKFRGINLEGCSKNCFPVQSWCPSRSLEAPLCNGHSTKNPNNGKVSSKPGPTHASMVAAVTSILYSLGEDPMRKELIGTPYRYVQWLMKFKSSNLDLKMNGFNLGKLTLHKKTGDVVNSQSQIHSVLNLPFCSQCEHHLLPFHGVVHIGYFDEEEGKGIERSIFQSMVHYYGCKLQVQERLTRQIAEAVHHVFCRGVMVVVEANHICMISRGIEKGGSSTATIAVMGQFSTDPAAKALFLQTISNNTASGG, encoded by the exons ATGGGATCTCTGGAGGACGCGCGGTTCGAGGGGGAGCTGGAGAACGGGGTGGGGCTGgaggagctggaggaggagctGGACGCCGCGTCGGGATCGGGATCCGGGCCTGAGGCGACGAGGACCATCGAGGAGGCCGTCAGGGTCCTTCTGCAAGGCCTTGGGGAGGACCACGAGCGGGAGGGGCTCAGAAGGACGCCGCTCCGCGTTGCCAAGGCCTTCCGGGAGGGCACCAGAG GTCGCAACTTTGAAATTTACCATGGCTTGGGATTGGTTCAAGTAGAAG GTTACAGACAAAATGTGAAGGACATTGTTCAAGGTGCTCTGTTTCCTGAAGCTGGTTTGGACAATGGGATAGGTTATGCAGGAGGAGCTGGTGGGCTGGTGGTCGTTCGAGAAATCAACTTATTCTCATATTGCGAATCCTGCCTGCTTCCATTTAGTGTTCAGTGCCATGTTGGTTATGTCCCATCAGGGCAACGAGTTGTTGGCCTAAGCAAGCTTTCTAGGGTTGCAGATGTCTTTGCTAAGAGGCTTCAAGACCCACAGAGGCTGTCTGATGATATCTGTGCAGCACTGCAGAACAGCATCAACCCGGCTGGTGTGGCTATTGCTCTTCAGTGCCGGCACATCCAGTTTCCAGAGGCTCTAAGTTGTAATCCCAACCCAAAGCATCCTTGCAAATCAGAAATGCAGGGCTGGGTTCGGGCATCTGTCTGTTCTAGTTCTGGAGTTCTTGAGGTTAACTCTTTCTGGACGGACTTCTTAGCTCTTCTGAAATTCAGAGGCATAAACTTAGAAGGGTGCAgtaaaaactgctttcctgttCAGTCTTGGTGCCCGTCAAGGTCTTTGGAAGCACCCCTATGCAATGGGCATAGCACAAAAAATCCCAATAATGGTAAGGTTTCTTCCAAGCCAGGGCCTACTCATGCTTCCATGGTTGCTGCGGTAACCTCAATTCTCTACTCCCTTGGTGAAGACCCAATGAGGAAAGAACTCATTGGCACCCCTTACCGTTATGTGCAGTGGCTGATGAAGTTTAAGAGTTCTAACCTGGACTTGAAGATGAATGGTTTCAATCTTGGtaaattgacattgcataagaAGACAGGAGATGTTGTTAATAGCCAAAGTCAGATTCATTCTGTGTTGAATTTGCCTTTCTGCTCTCAGTGCGAGCATCATCTACTGCCATTCCATGGAGTGGTGCACATAGGCTACTTTGATGAGGAAGAAGGCAAAGGTATTGAGCGATCCATTTTTCAGTCAATGGTTCATTACTACGGCTGCAAACTCCAAGTGCAGGAGAGGCTCACGAGGCAGATAGCAGAGGCAGTTCATCATGTTTTCTGTAGGGGGGTGATGGTTGTTGTGGAAGCCAACCACATTTGTATGATATCAAGAGGGATCGAGAAGGGGGGAAGTAGCACGGCAACAATCGCTGTTATGGGTCAGTTTTCAACTGATCCAGCTGCTAAGGCATTGTTTCTTCAGACCATTTCAAACAATACTGCATCAGGCGGATGA
- the LOC103709440 gene encoding GTP cyclohydrolase 1-like isoform X2 gives MGSLEDARFEGELENGVGLEELEEELDAASGSGSGPEATRTIEEAVRVLLQGLGEDHEREGLRRTPLRVAKAFREGTRGYRQNVKDIVQGALFPEAGLDNGIGYAGGAGGLVVVREINLFSYCESCLLPFSVQCHVGYVPSGQRVVGLSKLSRVADVFAKRLQDPQRLSDDICAALQNSINPAGVAIALQCRHIQFPEALSCNPNPKHPCKSEMQGWVRASVCSSSGVLEVNSFWTDFLALLKFRGINLEGCSKNCFPVQSWCPSRSLEAPLCNGHSTKNPNNGKVSSKPGPTHASMVAAVTSILYSLGEDPMRKELIGTPYRYVQWLMKFKSSNLDLKMNGFNLGKLTLHKKTGDVVNSQSQIHSVLNLPFCSQCEHHLLPFHGVVHIGYFDEEEGKGIERSIFQSMVHYYGCKLQVQERLTRQIAEAVHHVFCRGVMVVVEANHICMISRGIEKGGSSTATIAVMGQFSTDPAAKALFLQTISNNTASGG, from the exons ATGGGATCTCTGGAGGACGCGCGGTTCGAGGGGGAGCTGGAGAACGGGGTGGGGCTGgaggagctggaggaggagctGGACGCCGCGTCGGGATCGGGATCCGGGCCTGAGGCGACGAGGACCATCGAGGAGGCCGTCAGGGTCCTTCTGCAAGGCCTTGGGGAGGACCACGAGCGGGAGGGGCTCAGAAGGACGCCGCTCCGCGTTGCCAAGGCCTTCCGGGAGGGCACCAGAG GTTACAGACAAAATGTGAAGGACATTGTTCAAGGTGCTCTGTTTCCTGAAGCTGGTTTGGACAATGGGATAGGTTATGCAGGAGGAGCTGGTGGGCTGGTGGTCGTTCGAGAAATCAACTTATTCTCATATTGCGAATCCTGCCTGCTTCCATTTAGTGTTCAGTGCCATGTTGGTTATGTCCCATCAGGGCAACGAGTTGTTGGCCTAAGCAAGCTTTCTAGGGTTGCAGATGTCTTTGCTAAGAGGCTTCAAGACCCACAGAGGCTGTCTGATGATATCTGTGCAGCACTGCAGAACAGCATCAACCCGGCTGGTGTGGCTATTGCTCTTCAGTGCCGGCACATCCAGTTTCCAGAGGCTCTAAGTTGTAATCCCAACCCAAAGCATCCTTGCAAATCAGAAATGCAGGGCTGGGTTCGGGCATCTGTCTGTTCTAGTTCTGGAGTTCTTGAGGTTAACTCTTTCTGGACGGACTTCTTAGCTCTTCTGAAATTCAGAGGCATAAACTTAGAAGGGTGCAgtaaaaactgctttcctgttCAGTCTTGGTGCCCGTCAAGGTCTTTGGAAGCACCCCTATGCAATGGGCATAGCACAAAAAATCCCAATAATGGTAAGGTTTCTTCCAAGCCAGGGCCTACTCATGCTTCCATGGTTGCTGCGGTAACCTCAATTCTCTACTCCCTTGGTGAAGACCCAATGAGGAAAGAACTCATTGGCACCCCTTACCGTTATGTGCAGTGGCTGATGAAGTTTAAGAGTTCTAACCTGGACTTGAAGATGAATGGTTTCAATCTTGGtaaattgacattgcataagaAGACAGGAGATGTTGTTAATAGCCAAAGTCAGATTCATTCTGTGTTGAATTTGCCTTTCTGCTCTCAGTGCGAGCATCATCTACTGCCATTCCATGGAGTGGTGCACATAGGCTACTTTGATGAGGAAGAAGGCAAAGGTATTGAGCGATCCATTTTTCAGTCAATGGTTCATTACTACGGCTGCAAACTCCAAGTGCAGGAGAGGCTCACGAGGCAGATAGCAGAGGCAGTTCATCATGTTTTCTGTAGGGGGGTGATGGTTGTTGTGGAAGCCAACCACATTTGTATGATATCAAGAGGGATCGAGAAGGGGGGAAGTAGCACGGCAACAATCGCTGTTATGGGTCAGTTTTCAACTGATCCAGCTGCTAAGGCATTGTTTCTTCAGACCATTTCAAACAATACTGCATCAGGCGGATGA